The following coding sequences are from one Lasioglossum baleicum chromosome 18, iyLasBale1, whole genome shotgun sequence window:
- the LOC143218148 gene encoding facilitated trehalose transporter Tret1 has product MTETEKIADKVAEEIDGQTQSDDKKKDKISIYPQIIASVVVNLTFLVCGLCYAWPSVTLRYYDEDNSPIKMTSEQRSWVVTALSIGAIIGPFSAALLVDRIGRKLFLIATCLPFGAGWIILYFAKSWVLLFVGRLLTGMPTGAIFAAAPLFIGEIVETRIRGAANMMISIFLNAGYVIIYGIGPLVDPKLLALICLVPTILVLIWLPWLPESPYYYLKKNNEKDANLSLIWLRRDTTNTETIEEMTKFIELEKKGSLKELFTKPVNRKALYIMLVLILGQQLSGVMAIQSYVGVLFDDIHSNLGTDRLLLILGAISIFSCFIAVFIIDRVGRKPLYLFSAFGTVICLALIGTYFLLYNRFISINVKSYALVPAVLLIVYHVVNSIGLGSIPAIVSSEIFPLGVKMWASAVINTIGAALGLIVSKSYEPISKAAGEETIFYIFAGVELILAILAIFIMPETSKKSFFDIQKELMNTTKKDIEEEEKEITETKEQLA; this is encoded by the exons tgAATCTAACGTTTCTCGTGTGCGGATTATGCTATGCCTGGCCATCGGTCACCCTGCGCTACTACGACGAGGACAACTCGCCTATCAAGATGACCTCAGAGCAGAGGTCCTGGGTGGTCACAGCACTGTCAATTGGTGCCATAATCGGACCCTTCTCGGCTGCTTTGCTGGTAGACCGGATCGGCAGGAAATTGTTTCTCATTGCAACGTGTTTGCCATTTGGTGCCGGCTGGATAATCCTCTACTTTGCCAAAAGTTGGGTCCTCCTTTTCGTAGGGCGACTTTTAACAGGCATGCCCACCGGCGCTATTTTTGCTGCCGCTCCTCTATTTATCGGGGAAATTGTTGAGACCAGGATCAGAGGAGCTGCGAACATGATGATCAGTATTTTCCTGAACGCAGGATACGTTATCATTTATGGAATTGGACCTTTGGTCGACCCGAAG TTGTTAGCACTAATCTGCCTGGTACCGACAATCCTCGTGCTCATCTGGTTACCCTGGCTGCCGGAGTCACCATACTATTACTTGAAGAAGAACAATGAGAAAGACGCGAACTTATCTTTGATCTGGCTGAGGCGCGACACGACGAACACCGAGACGATAGAAGAGATGACGAAGTTCATAGAACTGGAGAAGAAGGGTAGCCTGAAAGAGTTGTTCACGAAACCGGTGAACAGGAAAGCTCTGTACATCATGCTGGTGCTGATACTGGGCCAGCAGTTGTCGGGGGTGATGGCGATCCAGTCATACGTTGGGGTTTTGTTCGACGACATACATTCGAACCTTGGCACGGACAGGTTGCTGCTTATTCTAGGAGCAATCAGCATATTTTCTTGCTTTATAGCAGTATTTATCATCGACAGGGTCGGCAGGAAGCCTCTGTATCTGTTTTCGGCGTTTGGCACTGTAATTTGCTTAGCCTTGATTGGAACTTACTTTCTTCTCTACAACCGTTTCATCTCGATAAATGTTAAATCGTATGCTCTAGTACCCGCTGTGTTGCTAATAGTTTATCATGTAGTCAACAGCATTGGTCTAGGCAGCATCCCAGCGATTGTCTCCTCAGAGATCTTCCCGCTAGGTGTAAAGATGTGGGCGTCAGCTGTGATAAACACCATAGGAGCCGCGCTAGGTCTTATCGTTTCGAAATCCTACGAGCCTATAAGTAAAGCCGCGGGCGAAGAGacgattttctatatttttgccGGTGTCGAGCTGATTCTTGCCATCTTGGCCATCTTTATAATGCCGGAGACGTCGAAGAAGTCTTTCTTCGACATCCAGAAAGAGCTCATGAACACTACCAAGAAGGACATcgaggaagaggaaaaggaAATTACCGAAACCAAGGAGCAACTGGCTTAA